Below is a genomic region from uncultured Sunxiuqinia sp..
ATACGCTGCGAAAAGAAAATAAGGCTTCGGAAAATAGTTCTGAAGATTTTAAATCGAAGGCCCAATGCATGTTTAACCTTCAAAATAGAATAGGCAATATTTCGTCGCCCGAAAAACGCTCGCTCTTCTCCTAATATTCTATCAGCTAAGGCAAAATAAGCAATTGCTTTGCGCTTCGGCTCTATGAATGGTAACACCTCGTTTAACGAATAACGTTCAGCAAGTTTGCTCAAATCGCACAAACCGCGCAATGATATCATTCCGTACAAATGCCCTTCATTCGAAAGCTGACTATGTATAAAAGAATGCAACAACTTATGCTTGTCAGATGGAACATAGCATCCCGATAGTTTTTTTGCGATTACTTTTTCCTGATCGATTAGCGACGAATTAAACTGATTCAGATATGCCTGATCCACAGGGATGCGATGAATCTCTACTGCGGCAACCCACTCCGGATGAAAAAGTCGAGGATAATGCTTCGAATCAGCCACATCAATGTATCCAGGTGTTTCTTCTTCTTGCTGATATCCTTTTGATTTCAATAATCCTGCACATTTGAGATAATCCGTTTCATCAACTAAAAAATCGATATCATTCATCATACGCTCACCAACATCTGAGTAAACATCGTCTAAAATGTAGGCAACGCCTTTTAAAAAGGTGGGTTTGATGCTTTCCTTATTTAACAACTCGGTGATAGCAGAAACCTGTGTCAGAATTTTGCGATTCCTTTCGGTGTTCATCTCATAAATCTGACGCAAATGATCGACCAACTCATCAGGGAGATATCCCAACACATTCGCTTTAACTAACCGGACGTATATTGCAGGCAGTACGAGATGATCACTGCACAGAGATACAAAGTCATACCAATCGACCTTGTCAACTTTTCGAATCATCTCGTCCCTGAAGTCGGAGTGCTTTTGAATTGTCAAACATTTACCGATGAAATAAAAAAGCTCCTTTTTATTCATGAGCAAACACATTTTCAATGGTTTCCAATGCTCTCTCAGTGTCCGAATAGGTTAACTGTAAAAAGGAAAGTTGCTCAAGTTTATCGAATAATATTTCGACATTCTCAGGCTTTGGCGGAACCCAGATTTGTTGTAACAATAACCTCAACCCCTGGGTCAAATCCAGCTCCTCCAATTCAAATTCAACAGCCTGATCATACTTGATAAATACAATTTCGGAAACTGGAAATAATAAATCCATCTTTTCATTGGCGATAGGGATATGCCGAACTTTCTTCTCCGGAGTGACTTGCGTAAGAGGTTGACCCACCAGCTCCGGGTAATAGTTTTTCAACAATTCCATCGCGCCTTCTTTTACCGACATGGCAACTGGGAAAGGGTAAGCGTTTAGCGAGTCTTTGGCAAAAGGTACAAAATCGTCCGAAATAAGGTGAAAGCCCCGAGATTGAAGCAATGCCGAAAAAGTAGATTTTCCGCTACCTGGCGAAGCTGAAAACAAAACCGTCTTCCTCTCATTTGTGACCGCTGCAGCATGCACTGTCATTAGCCAATCTTCATTGGTCTTATTGTGCAGGATATTAACAAGCTCTATAAAAACTCTACCTTTCACCAAATGACTTTCTTGTTTTGTCCATACGTCAACAATCTCATTGTTCAATCGAAAAACAACTTCATCCTCGTACTCGAACAATTCGAAATGAGCCGTCGCTTCGTTCGCAGTGGTTTCCAAATGGCGAATCAAAGGTCGAATGTACCTCTCTAATAATTCATTCCCATACGTGAAACGGACCACCTTGGTGCCGAGGGTATAAT
It encodes:
- a CDS encoding nucleotidyltransferase family protein — its product is MNKKELFYFIGKCLTIQKHSDFRDEMIRKVDKVDWYDFVSLCSDHLVLPAIYVRLVKANVLGYLPDELVDHLRQIYEMNTERNRKILTQVSAITELLNKESIKPTFLKGVAYILDDVYSDVGERMMNDIDFLVDETDYLKCAGLLKSKGYQQEEETPGYIDVADSKHYPRLFHPEWVAAVEIHRIPVDQAYLNQFNSSLIDQEKVIAKKLSGCYVPSDKHKLLHSFIHSQLSNEGHLYGMISLRGLCDLSKLAERYSLNEVLPFIEPKRKAIAYFALADRILGEERAFFGRRNIAYSILKVKHALGLRFKIFRTIFRSLIFFSQRIIGGYILLPISAIFFKRKREYLMRRLRDDSWLKNHRQIWGHFFSRRL